Proteins encoded by one window of Halosolutus amylolyticus:
- a CDS encoding NAD(+)/NADH kinase translates to MDSAAWLADDDPIVGVVDPDPDAIDPEADRDAVTAIDAALVDRDASIATGTVEEVLAAAPSMLVAIREAGLTAVARAEPDAPVLPIGPVPGVETVPVDAIEAGLGAVLDGDAVERDRPLLGVEREPGSTTSGSDRKRALFDVTLVTEEPARISEYSVRSRGESIAQFRADGVVVATPAGSYGYASAVDVPRLSAAVDAVGVAPIAPFVTATRRWVLPADDLALAVERDEGDVSLLADDRIVETISPGERVTVGVDGTLATLVVPESSL, encoded by the coding sequence ATGGATTCCGCGGCGTGGCTCGCGGACGACGACCCGATCGTCGGCGTCGTCGATCCCGATCCGGACGCGATCGACCCCGAAGCCGACCGAGACGCGGTCACAGCGATCGACGCGGCGCTCGTCGATCGAGACGCCTCGATCGCGACGGGGACAGTCGAGGAAGTGCTCGCCGCAGCGCCGTCGATGCTGGTCGCGATCCGAGAGGCCGGACTGACGGCCGTCGCCCGAGCGGAACCCGACGCCCCCGTCCTCCCGATCGGCCCCGTTCCAGGAGTCGAGACGGTCCCCGTCGACGCGATCGAGGCCGGCCTCGGGGCGGTTCTCGACGGCGACGCAGTCGAACGGGATCGGCCCCTGCTCGGCGTCGAACGCGAACCGGGATCGACGACGAGCGGGAGCGACCGCAAGCGCGCGCTGTTCGACGTGACGCTGGTCACGGAAGAACCGGCCCGCATCTCGGAGTACAGCGTCCGGAGCCGCGGCGAATCGATCGCGCAGTTTCGCGCCGATGGGGTCGTCGTCGCGACGCCGGCCGGGAGTTACGGCTACGCCAGCGCGGTCGACGTGCCGCGTCTCTCCGCGGCCGTCGACGCCGTCGGCGTCGCACCGATCGCACCCTTCGTCACCGCGACGCGCCGATGGGTGCTCCCCGCGGACGACCTCGCGCTCGCCGTCGAACGCGACGAGGGCGACGTCTCCTTGCTCGCCGACGATCGGATCGTCGAGACGATCTCGCCCGGCGAACGCGTCACCGTCGGCGTCGACGGGACGCTCGCGACGCTCGTCGTTCCCGAATCGAGTCTGTAA
- the nth gene encoding endonuclease III: protein MGTPLATRSEQAAEIVDRLEEAYPDSTISLRYSNRLELLIAVILSAQCTDERVNQETEALFEKYDGPEDYANAPQEELAADLNSITYYNNKAEYIRSACQAIVEDHDGEVPDTMDELTDLSGVGRKTANVVLQHGHDVVEGIVVDTHVQRLSRRLGLTEEERPEAIEQELMEIVPEGYWQQFTHLCIDHGRAVCTARNPDCSDCVLADVCPSEKGDSEIDLASGEPW, encoded by the coding sequence ATGGGAACCCCACTGGCGACGCGGAGCGAGCAGGCGGCGGAGATCGTCGATCGACTCGAGGAGGCCTACCCCGACTCGACGATCTCGCTCCGGTACTCGAACCGGCTGGAGCTCCTGATCGCCGTGATCCTCTCGGCCCAGTGTACGGACGAGCGGGTCAACCAGGAGACCGAGGCACTCTTCGAGAAGTACGACGGCCCGGAAGACTACGCGAACGCGCCCCAGGAGGAACTCGCGGCGGACCTGAACTCGATCACCTACTACAACAACAAGGCCGAGTACATCCGCAGCGCCTGCCAGGCGATCGTCGAGGACCACGACGGCGAGGTCCCGGACACGATGGACGAACTGACCGACCTCTCGGGGGTCGGCCGGAAGACCGCGAACGTCGTCCTCCAGCACGGCCACGACGTCGTCGAGGGGATCGTCGTCGACACGCACGTCCAGCGGCTTTCCCGCCGACTCGGTCTCACCGAGGAGGAGCGTCCCGAGGCGATCGAGCAGGAGCTGATGGAGATCGTCCCCGAGGGCTACTGGCAGCAGTTCACCCACCTCTGTATCGACCACGGGCGGGCGGTCTGTACGGCCCGCAACCCGGACTGTAGCGACTGCGTACTCGCGGACGTCTGCCCCTCGGAGAAGGGCGACAGCGAGATCGATCTCGCGTCCGGCGAGCCCTGGTAG